CCGTGCCGGCGTGGGAGCAGTACCAGTCATGGACAGACCCCTGGCCGAACATCGGCCCGGGCGGCTACGCGTACACCGGTGTTCCCGAAGATTCCCACCCCGGCCGCGACCGGCCGTGGCACGAGTACCTCATCCCGGCACAGGAGCTGGAGGCGGCCATTGAAGCCTCCGGACGCACCCTGGCCGGCACCATGGCCTCCGAAGCGCTGCGCATTGCCGCCTGGCGCCCCCGGATGGGCGCGGAGACTGACGACAAGACCATTCCCCACGAGCTGGACCTGATCCGCACCGCCGTTCACCTGGCCAAGGGTTGCTACAAGGGCCAGGAAACGGTGGCACGGGTGCACAACCTCGGGCATCCGCCCCGCCGGCTGGTGTTCCTGCAGCTGGACGGCTCGCAGCACACCCTTCCCGCGCCCGGCAGCGCCGTGCTGCTGGGGGAGCGGAAAGTGGGCACCGTGACCTCCGTGGCCCAGCACTACGAGATGGGCGCAGTGGCCCTGGCGGTGGTGAAGCGCTCCGCGGACCCGGCCGCAGAACTTGTGGTGGACGACGACGGCGAGCCCTACGCCGCCGCGCAGGAAATCATTGTTGCGCCCGACGCCGGGCAGGTTGTCGGGCGTGCCGGTGGTTTCCTCCGCCCGCCCCGGCCATAGCCGGAATCAGATACAGCCGGATTCAGACACAGCCGGAATCAGATACAGCCGGATTCAGACACAGCCGGATTCAGATACAGCCGCGCTTAGTGGCAAGACGCTAGACCGACAGATCGCTTCAGAGGAGATCCAAGATGACCCCGGAACCCCGCCCAGAGATTGACGACGACATCATTGAGCTTGCGGGTTTGGTGTTCGACGCGGCGCGGGCCGGCGATACGGACGGGATCCGGGGCTATTTGGACGCCGGCGTGCCGGTGAATCTCACCAACGGTTCCGGCGACACGCTGGTGATGCTGGCGTCCTATCACGGCCATGAAGAGCTGACCGCCCTGCTGGTGGAGCGGGGCGCGGATGTGAACACGCAGAATGACCGGGGCCAGACCCCGCTCGCGGGTGCCGTGTTCAAGGGCTACACCGGTATCTTCTGCATCCTGTTGGAAGGGGGAGCGGACCCGGACTCCGGCTCGCCCAGTGCACGGGAAACGGCGGGGTTCTTTAAGCGGCAGGAAATGCTGGACCTGCTGCCCTAACTCCGGCCGGGCGGCGGCTAAGCCGAAAGCTGGACTTCGGAACAGACACCGACGGCCACAAATCCGGCACCGGCCGCGGTGCGGGCGGCTCCGAGATTATCCACCGGCGCACGGTACTGCGGGATCAGCCCCGCTGCCATGGCCTCTTCCACCGCCACTGAGGTGATGTAGCGTCCCAAGCCGCGGCGCCTGGCGTCCGGCATGGTGAGCGTGCTGATGTCCGCCAGGATGCCGTTCCGGATGGTGTACCCGGCTCCGGCCAGGGGGGCCGGTTCCTCGGCGCTGTCATCAACCAGGATGAACAGCTGCTCCTTCTCCGCCAACCCGGCCTCCGCGACGTCGTCGGGCGGGCAGCGGCGCTCGAGCTGAACCGCAAACTCCTGGTCCTCGGCAACCGCCATGTCGTCGGCGGGCTCCACCGGTCCGGGGAAGGAATCAGCGAAGCACAGCCGGTCGGATCCGACCGTCCGCCCGCCGTACTCCACTGAAAGACTGGCAAGGGCAGTCTGCCGGCTCAGCTCATCGGCGCTTTTGCCGCGCGCACGGTCTGCGGCCCAGCCCGGGCCGCAGAACACCTCGCGTCCGAACAGGCGCACAAATTTCACCTGCCGTGACTGTTCCTGGACGCTGTAGATGCGGCTGCCGTCCCCGGCTCCGGCCAGGGCATCGTCGGCCAGCCCCAGCCCGCGGGACCAGGCGAGCTGGATGATCGCAATTGTTCCCGGATCCAAATTCATACGTTTCAAACTACACCGCGCCCCTCGCCCGCCGACGAATCCAGCCGCCGAATTTAGCCGAAGAGGATGGACGCCTCGTCGTAGCGGCGCTGCGGCACGGTCTTGAGGTTATCCAGCGCCTTTTCGAAGCCCACGTGCACAATGTCGGTGCCGTGCAGGGAGACCATGGTGCCCCAGAGCCCGTCGATCACGGAGTCGATGGCCGCCATGCCCAGCCGGGTTGCGAGCACGCGGTCGTAGGCCGTGGGGACTCCGCCGCGCTGGATGTGGCCCAGCACGGTGGCGCGGGTTTCGATTCCGGTCCGGGCTTCGATTTCCGGTGCCAGCAGCTCTCCGATGCCGCCCAGCCGCGGCCGGCCGAAAGCATCCAGTCCTCGTTCGGAATGCGGGGACTCCATATCGGTGGTGACAAACCCCTCAGCCACGACCACCAGCGGTGCACGGCCGCGGTCGCGGGCCTGGGTCACCCATTCGGCGATCTGGTCCAGGCTCTGCGGGTTTTCCGGAATCAGGATGGCATGTGCTCCGGCGGCCATCCCGGAATGCAGCGCGATCCAACCGACGTGGCGGCCCATAACCTCTGCCACCATGCAGCGGTGGTGGGATTCGCCGGTGGTCCGCAGCCGGTCGATCGCTTCGGTGGCGATCTGGACGGCGGTGTCGAAGCCGAAGGTGTAGTCGGTGGCATCCAGATCGTTGTCCACAGTCTTGGGCACACCAACAATGTTCAATCCCGCGTCGGTAAGCCGCTGTGCGGCAGCGAGGGTGCCTTCACCCCCGATGGCGATGATCGCATCGACACCCAGCCGGTCCATCGTGGCCTTGATTTTCTCCGGGCCTCCATTGGGGCCGTCGAAGGGGTTGGTGCGGGACGTGCCCAGAATGGTTCCACCCTGTTTGGAAATGCCGCGGACGCTGGTCCGGGGAAGGTCGATGATGTCGCCGTCCACGACTCCGCGCCAGCCGTCCAGGAATCCCACGAACTCCTGGTCATGAACCTTGATCCCCTTCAGGACAGCACCGCGGATCACTGCGTTGAGTCCGGGGCAGTCGCCCCCGCTGGTTAGGATACCGATCTTCATGAGTGAAACCTCTGGTTCGTTTGGCGGGGCTGCTGGATCTTCAGCCTCGATTCTAGCCATCGCCGGTGCCCGGGCCACTGCCGGGGGCGCGCATTAAGGCTGCGGGACCGTGATTGGCTGCGGAACTCCGCCCTGAAAGGCTCGTGTTATGAAGCGTTAACGGTTGCCGATCCAGCGTTCCAGGACGATGCTTCCGTCCGATTTGGGCAGCAGCAGCCATGCCGCGAGGTAGGTCCAGACGCCCACAAAGGGCAGGAGGAAACTGATCAGGACCACTATCCGGACCACTGAGACGTCCCAGCCGAAGTGCTGTGCGATGCCGGCGCAAACACCTCCCGCCCACCCCTTGGTCCGGTGAATGGGCGAGGAACGCAGAATGCTGAAAAATCGGTTCATGGTTTTAGCCTGCCTGTTCGGTGCATGGTTTAGGAGCGGTTCCGCCCCGGGTGAAATGAGCACTGCGTTTGGTGCCCTCGAAGTTGGTACTGGGGTTGCATGGCTCGGGAAGCTGGTCAGCTGTTTTTGCGGTTCCGCTTGCCCAGGGCGGAAATCGCGCCGCCGACGAGCAGGGCGGTGCCGGTGCCCAGCGTTAATCCGAGCAGGACCACCAGCGGGTCAAACGCGATGTCCGTCAGCAGCCATGCCAGCAGCAGGATGCCGGCGGCGGTGAGGAGCAGGCCCCACACAATGGTGCTGGTCCGTGCCGGCCTGCGGCCTTCATCGGCGGCGGGGAAGCGGGCATCGGAAGTGGGCGAAGTGTTCATCGTTCGAGGTCGCTTTCATTCACGGTCACCAGCACGTTGCTGGCGAATCCCTTCACATGCACCACAAGCGGGTCTGTGCCTGTTCCATTGAGTTTCCGCTCCGAACTGCGCCATATGCTTCCGGACTCGGTGACAGAATCGCCGTCGTTGATCGCCACATTGCCGGCCAGCATGTCGGTGCGGACCAGGACGGGAATGTCATTGGGCACCAGGATGGTCATATCACTTGCAGCGACGGTCACCGGTACTTCCACGGAGGACCGGCCTGCGTCGGACAGATACCGCAGGTCAAGCTCTCCATCGCCGGCGGCGAGCGCATAACCGCCGGTGGCCGGCTGGGTGCTGTCCGGTGCCCAGTCCGCCTGATTGGCGACGACGACGTTGGCATAGCTTCCAATGCCGCTTCCGGTGGCGGCGGCAGACACCACGACGACGACGGCGGTCAGGCCCAGAACTCCCGAGGAACGGCCCATGGCGCCGAGCACCACAATGGCCAGTCCGTTGACCACTGCTGCGCCGGCCAGCGCCACGCCAACGGGTGAGCCCACATTCATCACGCCGGTGTAGTCCAAGGTCAGGATGATCCCCGCGGTGAGCAGGACCGCACCAAGAACGAGGGCCACCTCGGCGCCCCCGGGGCTGGTCCGCCGGTGCATGGTGCCGGGCCGTGCGTCGCGGTCCGGCGCACCCCCGTACCCGCCGGAGCCGGGTTGGGCTGGATACGAAGGACGCGCAGGATACGCCGGCGTCGGATAAGCCGGCCCGGGGCCCGCCGGAGCGGATCCTGTCGAACCGGGACCTGTCGAACCGGATCCGGTCGAACCGGGACCTGTCGAACCGAAGCCCGACGGCGCCGGATAAGTGCCCGCAGGATATACGGTTCCGGCGGATTTGCCCCCGGTCGACCCGGCGCTGACGCCGTTGCGGGAACGGGTCGACAGCCAATAGATCAGGAAGCCAACGCCAGCCACCCAGAAGAGGGGCCAGAAGAAGAAGCCGCCGAACCATCCGTCGTCGGCCCACCACAGGCTTGGTCCGGCCCCCAGGATGATGGCCGTTAGTGCGCCGGTGGTGCCCGTTGTCCAGGTTCCGCGCAGGGCTTCCTCAGCGTGGATGCGTCCGTCCGGTTCGGGGAGGAAAGCCCAGGCCAGCCCGTAGAGCAGCAGGCCGACTCCGAACAGGGCCAGGACCACAAACAGTCCGCGGACCAGTATGGGATCCAGGCCAATGCGGGAGGCCGTGCCGGAGGCTACTCCGCCGATCCAGCGGTCACCGCCGCGCACGACGCCCAGGGAGCGGACCCAGGTGAAAAACCCGCCCGGCCGTTGCTCCGTTCCGGTGCCGGGAGTTGGTTCGCTCTCCGGCCCCGGTATCCGGTGGGATCCGGCGGCGGTGGCATGCGGGGGCAGGGGCTGGGTGGGAGCACCGTGGGACGGCAATGGTTCGGTGGGTGCGCCGGAGGTTTCGGCGGCGGGCAGCCGGTCGTTTCCGGCCGGATCGGGTTCTGAGGGGAGCGGGGTCATGATTCAATTCTGTCGGCGAACCGGCGGGAAAGAATCGGGAACTCCCCTGAGGCAACCCTGAGTCAGCCCTGAAAAGGGGCCGGGACGTCCGTTACGGCCGTCGGGACGCGCCGGAACGTGCTTGGATAAAGGCATGAAGGCACCACTGATCCGCCCCGAGGACCGCCTGGTTGCCGGCGTCTGTTCCGGGCTCGCCGGACACCTGGGCTGGTCCGTTAATCTGGTCCGCGCGCTGATGGTGCTGCTGGCAGTGTCCGGCGGCGCGGGACTGGTCCTCTACGCCTGGCTGTGGATCCTGGTCCCGACGGCGGGGGAGGCGGCGGAGAACGCCGACGCGGGGCGCAATCCCCGGAGCGTGGCGCAAAACTTCACCGGCCACCTTTCCGGAAACCCCGTCCCCGGGCGCCCCTCCACCAAGCGGGGCTGGATTGAAGCCGCAGCCGGCAGGGACGTCCTGGCAGGGCTGGCCCTGCTGGCCGTTGCCGCGGTTTTCATCGCCCAGCGGTTCGGGGCCGACATCAACTGGCGGGTCATCTTCCCCCTCGGCGCCATTGTGGCCGGCGCCGTTTTGGCCTGGTCCCAGCTTGATGAGGCCCGCCGGGCAGGACTGCTCAGCCGTGCCGGCGCCGACCGGCGGTCCGGCCTCCTGCGCCTGGCGGCGGGATTGCTGCTGGTTGTTGTAGGCGTGCTCCTGATGGTCTCCGGAGCACTGGCCTGGGATGTGCTGTTTGCGGGACTGCTCGCCGCGGGTGCTGTCCTGGCCGGGGTCGCTCTTGTTTTCGCCCCCTGGGCGGTCAAATACTGGCGTGAGCTGGAGACGGAACGGGCTGGCCGGATCCGCGAACGCGAGCGCGCCGAGATCGCCGCCCACCTGCACGATTCCGTCCTGCAGACCCTGGCACTGATCCAAAACCGTGCCGGTTCCGAGCAGGACGTGGTGCGCCTGGCCCGTGCGCAGGAACGGGAGCTGCGGCGCTGGCTTTACGCCGACGACCCACGCGCCCCCGGGCAGCTGTCGGATTCCATCGCAGCTGTTGCAGCTGCGGTCGAGGATGAATACGGGTATCCGGTGGAAGTGGTGACGGTGGGGGATGCTCCGCTGGACGCTGCCACCGAAGCCCTGACCCAGGCCTCGCGGGCCGCACTCATTAACGCAGCCCAGCATGCCGGCGGTCCGGTCTCCGTCTATGTGGAGTGCACGGCGGACCGCGCCGAGATTTTCATCCGCGACCGCGGAAGCGGTTTTAACCCGGAGGCAGTACCCCCGGACCGGCTCGGCGTCCGCGAGTCCATTGTGGGACGCATGAGGCGCAACGGGGGCACCGCCGTCATCCGCAGCGGGCCGGAAGGGACTGAAGTGCGGCTGGCGCTGCCGCTGTCCCGGTCCGCGCCGGAAGCGGGCACCAACACCAATCAGACATCGGAGCACCAATGACAAGCGGCACCACCACCAACAGCGACGGCATCACTGTTAGCGACGGCATCAACGTTGTGGTCGTTGACGACCACGCCATCTTCCGGTCCGGACTCAAAGCAGACCTGGACGGCAGGCTGCGCGTGGTCGCCGAGGCGGACACTGTGGAATCTGCCGTTGCCGTTATCCGCGCCCACCGCCCCGCCGTCGTCCTCCTGGACGTGCACCTGCCCGGCGGTATTGGCGGAGGCGGCGCTGAAGTGATTGCCGGCTGCCGGGACATGCTGGGCAGCACCCGGTTCCTTGCGCTCAGTGTTTCGGACTCGGCCGAAGATGTGGTGACCGTTATCCGTGCCGGTGCCCGCGGCTACGTCACCAAAACCATTTCGGGAGCGGAGATTTCCGACGCCGTGGTGCGGGTGGCTGGCGGAGACGCCGTGTTTTCACCGCGGCTTGCGGGATTTGTCCTGGATGCTTTCGGCACCGGGGCCGTGGCGGCGGTGGACGACGAGCTGGACCGGCTATCGGCCCGTGAACTGGAAGTGATGCGGCTGATCGCCCGCGGGTACAGCTACAAGGAAGTGGCCCGGGAACTCTTCATCTCCGTGAAGACGGTCGAAACCCATGTCTCGGCCGTGCTGCGCAAGCTCCAGCTGTCCAGCCGGCATGAAATCAGCCGGTGGGCCGCCGACCGCAGGCTGCTCTAGGGAGCGGCCTGCGGTCGGCGGAAGGATCAACAGCTACTGAGCGCGGCCCAGGAATTCCTGCAGCCGGGCCATTCCGGTCGCTAGGTCCTCGTCGCCCAGGGCATAGGACAGGCGCAGGTAGCCTGAGGGACCGAACGCCTCACCGGGCACCACTGCCACTTCAACCGTTTCCAGGATCAAGGCAGCCAGTTCCGCCGAGGTCTGCGGCCGGACCGGCCCCTCCGCGCCCGGGAATTCCTTACCCAGCAGGGCCCGCACGTCCGCATAGGCGTAGAAGGCACCTTCGGGCATGGGGCAATCGACGCCGTCGATCGAGTTCAGCGCTGACACCATGGCGCGGCGGCGGCGGTCGAACGCCGTCTTCATTTCGTCCACGGCGGTCAACGGGCCGGACACGGCGGCCAGGGCAGCCATCTGGGACACGTTGGCGACGTTGGAGGACAGGTGCGACTGCAGGTTGGTGGCAGCCTTGATGACGTCAGGGGCGGCGATCATCCAGCCCACCCGCCAGCCGGTCATGGCGTAGGTCTTGGCCACGCCGTTGAGCACCACAACCTTGTCGCCCAGCTCAGGAGCCGCGGTGGCGATCGAGGTGAACTGAACGCCGTCGTACGTCAGGTGCTCGTAGATCTCATCCGTGACCACCCAAAGTCCCCGGGCCGCGGCCCAGCGGCCAATCGCGGCAACCTGCTCGGCGGGGTAAACGGCGCCCGTGGGGTTGGACGGCGAGCAGAACAGGAGCAGCTTGGTTTTGTCGGTGCAGGCAGCTTCGAGCTGCTCCACGGTCACCATGTAGCCCTGCTCCGGTCCGGCGAAGACCTCAACCGGGATGCCGCCGGCCAACCGGATGGCTTCGGGGTACGTGGTCCAGTACGGCGCCGGCAGCAGAACCTCGTCGCCGGGGTTCAGCAGCGTGGCAAAGGCTTCGTAAACGGCCTGCTTGCCGCCGTTGGTGACCAGGACCTGCGCCGGTTCCACCGCGTACCCCGAGTCCCGCAGGGTCTTCTCCGCGATGGCCTTTTTCAGCTCGGGCAGACCGCCGGCGGGGGAGTAGCGGTGAAAACGGGGATTCCGGGCGGCTTCGACCGCGGCGTCGACAATGTAGTCAGGGGTCGGGAAGTCCGGCTCGCCGGCGCCGAAGCCAATCACGGGCCGGCCGGCGGCCTTCAGCGCCTTCGCCTTGGCGTCTACGGCAAGAGTGGCGGATTCTGCGATGGAGGCGATGCGCTCTGAGATTCGGCCGGTTGAAGGCATGGCGTTCCCGTCTATGGTTGCGGTGCGGTGGTCAACCCCAGTTTAGGTGCAGGTCCCCGTGTGCACCGTTTCTTACGGCGGCAGCGGCCCCGCGCACTTGGGCGGAATCGGACCGGCACCGCGGGAAACAGCGCTCAAAATCACGTTGCCGCAGGCCCGGGACGGCCCGGTTCGACGGAACCGCAAACTTTGAGTAGACTAGACCTTCGGTGTTGAAGTCCTGACACTGGTCTGTGCCTGTCGCCGGTTCGCTGACGAGGGGCATTACCGGTAGAGTGGTTTCCTCCATAGGGTAGTGGCGCAATTGGTAGCGCAGCGGTCTCCAAAACCGCAGGTTGCAGGTTCGAGTCCTGTCTGCCCTGCGCACGGCTGTCATCACGACAGCTCAGCAGTCCTTCATGAAGCAGCAGTCCCAGCACGCGCTGCGGCTGTGAACCTAACAGATGAGTGAGGCGAAAGGTGACCGAGACAGCTGCCAGCAGCTCCAAGGGACACCCCTCCAGCGGGCCCAAGAAGCGCGGCTTCTTCGCGGCCATTGCGCTCTTCCTTCGTCAGGTTATTGCTGAACTGAAGAAGGTGGTCACACCCACCCGCAAGGAACTGCTGAGATACACCATCGTGGTTCTGGCCTTTGTGGTCGTGATGATCGTTATCGTGACAGTTCTGGATTTTGTCTTTGGTGCGGGAGCACTGTGGATCTTCGGTGAAGGCAGCGGCGAGAGCTAGCGCCCTGCCTGTGTTCCGCCCCGAGGGCAGGAACCGCAGGCCTTTGAGCTAGTGACAAACCCCATAGAGCTCTGAAGAAGAAAGCAGGAATCTACGTGTCCGAGCAAGAACTCGAATCACAGATCAATGACGAAACCGCTGATCTGGATGCCGAGGATGAAACGACCGCAGCAGACGCCGCCGAGGTGCCTGCTGAAGGCGACGCGCCGGCAGATGCCGACGAGGCCGTGAACTCTGATTCCGCAGACTCCGACGACGATTCCGAAGATTCAGCTGTGTCGGAAGACTCCGCAGAAGAGCCCGAGGAAGACCCGGCAGAAGCCTTCAAGGCCAAACTGCGCCGCCAGGAGGGTGACTGGTACGTCATCCACTCCTACGCCGGTTACGAAAACCGCGTCAAGGCAAACCTCGAGACCCGCATCCAGACCCTGGACATGGAAGATAATATCTTCGAAATCCAGGTCCCGATGGAGGAAGTCGTCGAGATCAAGAACACCACCCGCAAGATCGTCAACCGGGTTCGCATCCCCGGTTACGTGCTGGTGCGCATGGAACTTACCGACGCCTCCTGGGGCGTTGTGCGCCACACTCCCGGTGTCACGGGCTTCGTGGGCAACGCCCACAACCCGGTGCCGCTGAGCCTCAAAGAGGTTTACTCCATGCTGGAGCACACCGTGGTTTCCCCGAAGACCGAAGCCGGCAAGCCCGCGCAGGAGTCTTCGAACTACGCAGTGGACTTCGAGGTTGGCGAGCCCGTAACGGTCAACGAAGGACCGTTCGAGACGCTCCAGGCCACGATCTCCGAGATCAAGCCCGAATCCCAACAGCTGGTGGTCCTCGTGACCATCTTCGAGCGCGAGACTCCGGTGACTCTTGGCTTCGGCCAGGTCACCAAGCTGGCGTAGCACTAAAGACTTCGTTGTCTGCAGGTCCGCTTTACCCTGCCGGCAGCGTCCGGCCGCCACGCCATGGCGGCCACCAACCCGGACGGACGCTCCTGTTCCCCGGGAACATAATTTAGAGAAGGACCCTTTCATGGCCCCCAAGAAAAAGGTCACCGGCCTCATCAAGCTGCAGATCAACGCAGGTGCCGCTAACCCGGCTCCTCCGATTGGTCCGGCACTTGGCCAGCACGGTGTCAACATCATGGAATTCTGCAAGGCGTACAACGCTGCAACGGAATCCCAGCGCGGCAACGTCATCCCCGTGGAGATCACGGTCTACGAAGACCGTTCCTTCACCTTCATCACCAAGACCCCTCCGGCTGCACAGCTGATCAAGAAGGCTGCCGGCGTCGCCAAGGGTTCCGCAACCCCGCACACCGCCAAGGTTGCCAACCTGACGCAGGCCCAGGTCGAAGAGATCGCCACCATGAAGATGGAAGACCTCAACGCCAACGACGTGAAGGCTGCCGCCAAGATCATCGCCGGCACCGCCCGCTCCATGGGTATCACCGTAGAAGGCTAATTAGCCTTCACCCCGTGACGCGGGTCAGCCTGCGGAACAAACATTTACACTCATAAAAAGCCGGTCGCGCCAGCAGGCGCGACGGCGCGTGGCAGGGCCGAGCGCGGTCCGACAGACCACAACTGCACAAGGAGAAAAAGCAGATGGCAAAGCGCAGCAAAGCATATGAAGCAGCTGTAGCCAAGATCGATGCGGACAAGCTGTACGCACCGGTTGAGGCTGTAGAGCTGGCGAAGGAAACCAACCCGTCCAAGTTTGATGCCACCGTTGAGGTCGCATTCCGCCTGGGCGTCGATCCCCGTAAGGCTGACCAGATGGTCCGCGGCACGGTCAACCTGCCCCACGGTACGGGTAAGACCGCCCGCGTCCTGGTTTTCGCAACGGGCGAGAAGGCAGAGCAGGCTATTGCAGCCGGCGCTGACTTCGTTGGTTCCGACGACATGATCGAAAAGGTTGCAGCAGGCTGGGTCGACTTCGACGCCGCCGTTGCCACCCCCGACATGATGGGCAAGGTCGGCCGCCTGGGCCGTGTCCTCGGCCCGCGTAACCTCATGCCGAACCCGAAGACCGGTACGGTTACCCCGAACGTCGCCAAGGCTGTCACCGACATCAAGGGCGGAAAGATCGACTTCCGTGTCGACAAGCACTCCAACCTTCACTTCATCATCGGCAAGGTGTCCTTCGATCAGCAGAAGCTGGCCGAGAACTACGCTGCAGCCCTCGAAGAAGTTCTGCGCCTGAAGCCGTCCGCTTCCAAGGGCCGCTACATCCAGAAGGCAACCGTCTCCACCACGTTCGGCCCGGGCATCTCCGTGGACCCGGCCGTGACCAAGGTTCTTGCCGACGCGTAATTGGATTTAGGGCCTTACCGCCCGCAGGGACGCCAGCCGTCCCCTGATCCGCCAAAAGGCGGCCGCAGCTTTTGCTGCGGCCGCCTTTTGCGTATCCGCGCTCCGTTCCGGCAGGATGTGAGCCATGACTCAAACATCCGCCCTGATCGCTCCGCTGGCCATCCCCGAGACCCTGGACGCCTCGGATCCCGCCGCGGCGGACTTTATTGCGGCTGGCCGGCTGCTCAACGATCACATGCTTGAGCTGTGGGGAAACACCGATTTCCATGACACTCCGGAGACGCAGCTGGCCGGTTGCCGCACGACCCCCGTCCGGCGTCGGGTTCTCCTGGCTGCCCGCTCCGGTGAGGAAATCGTGGGGCTGGCCACTGTGGGCCTGCCGCTGGCGGACAACACGCATTCCGCGTTAATCAACGTGGTCGTCGCGCCGCACGCGCGGCGGACGGGCCTGGGATTACGGCTGCAGGCGGCGGCGGAGCAGGCCGCGGCCGCCAGCGGCAGGACAACACTCCTGGGGGAGACGGACCATCCCGCGCGGCCTGGTGGCAACGTCGGTACACTCGCACCGCAAAGCGGCACGGGCTCCATCCCGGCCGACGCCGCCGCGGCCTTTGCGCAAAAGGCCGGTTTCACGCTTGAGCAGGTGGAGCGGATCAGTGTCCTCAACGTGGCGGACGCCGCTCCCGGACAGGATGCCCTCGAAACCGCCGGCGCCGCTGCGGGCGCGGACTACGAGCTCGAGTTTTGGCGCGGATCCTGCCCGGAACACCTCGTGGATGCCTACGCCCGGCTCCGGCAAAAGATGAGCACCGACGCTCCCATGGCCGGACTAAACCTCGAAGAGGAGCACTGGGACGCGGCGCGGGTCCGGGAAACCGAGCGGAAGGCGCAGGACATGGATGCCGAGGTCCTGGTCAGCGCGGTGCGGCATGTACCCAGCGGCCAGCTCGCGGGCCACTCGATGCTCATGGTGTTCAACAGCAACCCCCTGGTCGCTTTCCAAGATGACACGCTCGTGCTCCGGGACCACCGCGGACACCGGCTTGGGCTGCTGCTCAAGACGGCCAACCTGGTGCGGCTCCGTGGAGAACTCCCTGAAGCAGTGCGCATCTGGACCTGGAATGCCGCCGAGAACAAGCACATGCTGGACATCAACGACCAGCTGGGTTTCAAGCCCGCCGGGTATTCGGGGGAATGGCAAAAGCTGCGGCCATCCCGGTAGCGCCCGCCTTGGTAAGCTCATCGTCTGACATCAGACTGTTTACCGAGAGGCATCATGATGCGAAAGACCTTGGTGGACACAGTCGCCGATCTGCTGCTGGACCGGATCATTGCGGGGGAGATCCGGCCGGGTTCGGCCCTGCCCTCGGAAGCTGACATTGCAGCTGAATCCAGCGTCAGCCGCCTGACGGTTCGGGAGGCGTTGAAGGCACTCCGGGCGCAGAACGTGGTCAGCGTCCAGCGCGGCCGCGGCACATACGTCA
This genomic interval from Arthrobacter citreus contains the following:
- the rplK gene encoding 50S ribosomal protein L11, coding for MAPKKKVTGLIKLQINAGAANPAPPIGPALGQHGVNIMEFCKAYNAATESQRGNVIPVEITVYEDRSFTFITKTPPAAQLIKKAAGVAKGSATPHTAKVANLTQAQVEEIATMKMEDLNANDVKAAAKIIAGTARSMGITVEG
- a CDS encoding pyridoxal phosphate-dependent aminotransferase yields the protein MPSTGRISERIASIAESATLAVDAKAKALKAAGRPVIGFGAGEPDFPTPDYIVDAAVEAARNPRFHRYSPAGGLPELKKAIAEKTLRDSGYAVEPAQVLVTNGGKQAVYEAFATLLNPGDEVLLPAPYWTTYPEAIRLAGGIPVEVFAGPEQGYMVTVEQLEAACTDKTKLLLFCSPSNPTGAVYPAEQVAAIGRWAAARGLWVVTDEIYEHLTYDGVQFTSIATAAPELGDKVVVLNGVAKTYAMTGWRVGWMIAAPDVIKAATNLQSHLSSNVANVSQMAALAAVSGPLTAVDEMKTAFDRRRRAMVSALNSIDGVDCPMPEGAFYAYADVRALLGKEFPGAEGPVRPQTSAELAALILETVEVAVVPGEAFGPSGYLRLSYALGDEDLATGMARLQEFLGRAQ
- the nusG gene encoding transcription termination/antitermination protein NusG: MSEQELESQINDETADLDAEDETTAADAAEVPAEGDAPADADEAVNSDSADSDDDSEDSAVSEDSAEEPEEDPAEAFKAKLRRQEGDWYVIHSYAGYENRVKANLETRIQTLDMEDNIFEIQVPMEEVVEIKNTTRKIVNRVRIPGYVLVRMELTDASWGVVRHTPGVTGFVGNAHNPVPLSLKEVYSMLEHTVVSPKTEAGKPAQESSNYAVDFEVGEPVTVNEGPFETLQATISEIKPESQQLVVLVTIFERETPVTLGFGQVTKLA
- the secE gene encoding preprotein translocase subunit SecE — encoded protein: MTETAASSSKGHPSSGPKKRGFFAAIALFLRQVIAELKKVVTPTRKELLRYTIVVLAFVVVMIVIVTVLDFVFGAGALWIFGEGSGES
- a CDS encoding GNAT family N-acetyltransferase, with amino-acid sequence MTQTSALIAPLAIPETLDASDPAAADFIAAGRLLNDHMLELWGNTDFHDTPETQLAGCRTTPVRRRVLLAARSGEEIVGLATVGLPLADNTHSALINVVVAPHARRTGLGLRLQAAAEQAAAASGRTTLLGETDHPARPGGNVGTLAPQSGTGSIPADAAAAFAQKAGFTLEQVERISVLNVADAAPGQDALETAGAAAGADYELEFWRGSCPEHLVDAYARLRQKMSTDAPMAGLNLEEEHWDAARVRETERKAQDMDAEVLVSAVRHVPSGQLAGHSMLMVFNSNPLVAFQDDTLVLRDHRGHRLGLLLKTANLVRLRGELPEAVRIWTWNAAENKHMLDINDQLGFKPAGYSGEWQKLRPSR
- the rplA gene encoding 50S ribosomal protein L1, which produces MAKRSKAYEAAVAKIDADKLYAPVEAVELAKETNPSKFDATVEVAFRLGVDPRKADQMVRGTVNLPHGTGKTARVLVFATGEKAEQAIAAGADFVGSDDMIEKVAAGWVDFDAAVATPDMMGKVGRLGRVLGPRNLMPNPKTGTVTPNVAKAVTDIKGGKIDFRVDKHSNLHFIIGKVSFDQQKLAENYAAALEEVLRLKPSASKGRYIQKATVSTTFGPGISVDPAVTKVLADA